Below is a genomic region from Effusibacillus pohliae DSM 22757.
GCACGGAACGCACGGCATGCACACGTTCATTGTGTACGAAGGATTCGAAGACAAAATGCACGGCCATGCGCTGCACCAGCTTGATTCGATCATGCACGAACTGGCGGAAATCAAGCAGAACCTGCACGACGAGCAATACGATCAGCTGAAAGCGGAACTGGGCGAATTGTCCGCGAACTTCAACAAGACAAAAGGTGCTCTGGCGACGAAAGATCAAGCGCTGGCCAACGGGATCGAAGCGACCGGCGCGGAGATCGCCAAAGCCCTGACCGCCGCCCCGGATCAGAAACGGTTGGAAACATTGGTCAATCAGTTGGAAGAACAATTGAACAAAGCACAGGAAATATTGATGGAGTAGATGGATTGAAAAGAGGCGTCCCCTTCCGACAATGTCGATGGCGGACGCCTCCTAGCGATGACTGGCATAATCCGCAACGTTCGCACATATGCATAAACAAGCTTGCCAAAGGGAATTGGCAAGCGAGCATCGATCAGGCTGGTGTCCATGTTGCAGGCCACGCAGCGGGGCAATCGGACCCGGACAAGTTACTGCAGTTTAACTTTTTAAAATTTGGTCTTGTAACCAACTATTACATTGGCTATACTAAGAAAGTAAATTGGGGTTTCCACAACAGGAGGGGGAATTTGCGCAAAAGCGCACAAAAAGGAGTGATTGGGTGCGAAAGTTCAGCCGCAAATCGATTTCCATTCTGGCAGCAGCCACTGCAGTCGCTGCAGCCGGGAGCGTTTCGGCTACCGCTTTGCACAAGACAGTGTTTTTGCAAGTCGATGGCCAGTCGCGAAAAGTAACCGCATTTTTCAGCGGATCCGTTGAGGAATTCCTGAAAAAGCAAGGCATTCAGGTCACCCCCGACGATGTGGTACAGCCAGCGAAAGGCGCCCATTTGACAGAGGGAATGAACATTCTTGTCAGACATGCCCGGCATGTGAAGATTCAAGATGGCACAAACGAGCCGCGGGCGATTGTGACGACCGCGTCAACGGTGGCCGATGTGTTGGAGCAAGCGGGCATCCAGTTGGGCGATCAGGACCGCGTCAACGCCGAGTTGAATTCGGCTCCGATTGAGGGCCAAACGATCACCGTCACCCGTCGAAATGTTCAAGTCGCAGTAACGGAAGAAGCCATACCTTTTCAGACCGAACGCCAGCCGAACCAGGAGATGTACAAGGGACAAGAAAAGTTGCTGACGCCCGGTGTGGAAGGGTTAGCGAAAGTGACGACCCGCATTGTCACGGAAAACGGGGTCGAAGTCGATCGGGAAGTGGAAAAACAGGTGGTCAGGCAACCGGTTAACGCGGTGGTTACATACGGCACGCTGGATCGGCCAATGGTGGTCGCTTCCCGCAGTGGCGGGAATTTTGCCGCTACCCGCAAACTGGTGATGTCCGCTTCCGCTTATGTGGCCGGCGGGCGGACGGCGACCGGCCGGGTTGCGCAGTATGGCATTGCGGCGGTTGACCCGAACGTGATTCCGCTTGGCACCAAGTTGTATATCGAGGGATACGGATACGCGATCGCGGCCGACACCGGCGGAGCGATCCAGGGCAACCGGATCGACCTGGTGTTCAATTCGCAGGAGGAATGCATGCAATTTGGCCGCCGACAGGTAGTCGTCTACATCGTCGAGTAAGCCGGCCGGGCAAACCGCTCCGTTGGGGCGGTTTTTCGTTTTTGTCCGTTCTGCTTATATAGACGACGCTTGCGAGCAAAAAGTTTCACGGTTCGACAAAAAAATTTTTTCGGAAGATTGGAAGATGATCGAGGTTGATAGACTCTGCTGCGAATCTATCATTTTTGGCATATCGGGCGACAGACTGTCATATGGTTGTAGCAAATGGTAGATTCGGAAGGAGCCAGCCACAATGGACAAGTCCCGTATGACGTTTACGTTTCGTCCGTCACGCCAGGAATCTCCCGCGGTCCCGAAAGAAGCGCGGGAGCGGCGGCCGTTTCAGAAACCTGGCCGATTCGATCGCCCGGAATATCGACGAAACCGGAACCCTTACGAAAAACGGGCGAACGCTCCGATTGCCGGCTTCTCCTGGCTGATCCCCGCTCTCTTGGCGACTGTTACCGGCCTCACCCTGGGGTTAGGCGTGCTGTTCGTGTTCAAAAATGCGACGCCGGAATCGAAACCGACCGTCACCACGGTCAATCCTGCTCCGACGACCGGCACATCCGCAGCCGCGCAAAGCTTCCCCGGGCTCGAGCTGGTTGCCTATCAAGTAGGCGCTTATGAAAACTATGAGCGGGCGAAAAAAGGGGCTGCCGAATTTGAAAAATTCGGCATTCATCCGGTGTTTCGCAATTCGGACAAGATCCAGCTGTTTATCGGAGTGGCCGCCGACAAAACGCAGGGACAAGCTGTCGCCGACGCGTTCAACCAGGCGATGGGTGGGGAGACAGATTCGGCGAAACCGCCTTTTTATGTCCGGGACTATAAAGTGGAAACGAGACAAGGGGTGATTCAGGGCGTGGCGGCACAAGACGCAGCCAAACTTGCCGCTGTCCTCGCACAAACCTCGCAAATCCTGAAGGACGGCGTCTCCCTGGCGGTGGCCAAAACACCGCAAAAGGAAGCGGCCGATGCGTGGAGCAAGCGGATCGAAACGCTCCGTCCGCAGATGGAGACCGCCCGCAAAATTCTGGACAAGGCAGGCCGCAAAGGAGAAGTCGCCCGGCTTGACGATATCGTGCAGCAATTGCAGGAAACCGCCGCTGCGATGGGCCAAGGCAAAGGGGTGCTGGAAGTGCAGCGGCATCTTGTCCAAAGCATTGTCGATTACGAGGAACTGATCGGCAAACTGGCGCCTGCGACCGGTTGATCGCTGCGGTTTGGACAATGATTCGCCGGATGTGATATGCTGAAACTCGGACCAAACCCAAGGAGGAAGAAGGGGTCGTTTCAGATGGCGCAAGTACGGATCGAACAAGATCTGCTGGGCGCGAAAGAAGTTCCGGCGGATGCCTACTACGGAATTCAGACGCTGCGGGCGGTGGAAAATTTTCCGATCACCGGAATTCCGCCGCACAAAGAAATGATTCGAGCCTTGGCGGCAGTCAAGAAAGCGGCTGCGATGGCGAATCGCGATGTCGGTGTGTTGCGGGCGGAGATCGCGGAGGCGATCATTCAGGCGACCGACGAGATTTTGGACGGCAAGCTGCACGACCAATTTATCGTCGATTCGATCCAGGGCGGGGCAGGCACCTCGATGAACATGAACGTGAACGAGGTGATCGCCAATCGCGCGATCGAGCTGATGGGCGGAAAAAAGGGAGAATACATCAAATGCTCCCCCAACACGCATGTCAATATGGCGCAATCGACGAATGACGTGTTTCCGACTGCGATCCGCATCGCTTCTCTCCATTTGGCGAGCGGGGTGCTGGAGGCATTGACCGGCCTGAAAAACGCGTTCGAGATGAAAGCGAAAGAGTTGGATTCAGTGATCAAAATGGGCCGCACCCACCTGCAAGACGCAGTGCCGATCCGGATGGGACAAGAGTTTGCAGCATATGCCCGTGTGATCGGACGCGACATCGAACGGATTCGGCGGTCGCTTGACAATCTGCGGGAAATCAATTTGGGCGCGACTGCGGTCGGTACCGGTCTCAACGCATTGCCGGAATACATCACGAAAGTCACGGAAAATCTGCGGCAGATTACCGGACTCGATCTGAAACGGGCGGAAGACCTGGTCGACGCCACCCAAAACACGGACGCTTATACCGAAGTGTCGGGAGCACTCAAGATTTGCGCCGTCAATTTGTCGAAGATCTGCAATGACATCCGGTTGATGGCGTCCGGTCCGCGGACCGGTTTCGGCGAGCTGAAACTGCCGCCGCGCCAGCCAGGGTCTTCCATTATGCCGGGCAAAGTGAATCCGGTGATGGCGGAAGTAGTCAACCAGGTTGCGTTTCAAATCCAGGGCAACGATCTGACAATTTGCCTGGCGTCGGAAGCCGGCCAGCTGGAGCTGAATGTAATGGAACCGGTGCTGGTGTTTAATTTACTGCAGTCGCTGTCGATTTTGCAAAATGCGGTGCGGGTGTTCACCACCCATCTGGTCGAGGGACTGACAGCCAACGTCGAGCGCTGCAAACAACTGGTGGAAAACAGCGTCGGCGTGATCACCGCCATCAACCCACACGTCGGCTACGAAACCGCCTCCATGATTGCGAAAGAGGCGATCGCCACCGGCCGGTCGGTGCGCGACATCTGTCTGGAAAAAGGCGTTTTGACGAAAGAGGAACTGGATGTCATCCTCAACCCGTTGGAAATGACAACACCCGGCATTGCCGGCGCTCGCCTGCTGTTTGGCGACCGGAAATAAGAGACCTGCTCGCCATGAAAATCATGCTTGTTTGGAATCAGCACCGTCCGGGTGCTGATTTTGTTATTTCCGGGTGACACATGTCAGGTATTTACTGATTTTTTATCATAAGTTAAAATAACATATAAAGAGATCATTGATGGAGGTCGCCATGTACGTTGATATTCTGATTCTCTCCCAGCTGATGTCCGGTCCCAAGCACGGTTACGAGATCAAAAAGAATGTGGAACGCATCCTCGGAAGCGGTTTTTCCATCAACAACAACACGCTGTATCCCGCATTGCGGCGGTTTCAGGAAATGGGCGCGGTGACAAAGGAAGTCGAGCTGCAGGAAGGGAAGCCGAACCGTCATATCTACCGCGTGACAGACTTGGGAGCCGAGGTGCTGGAGGAGATGCTGCGCGAATTTTCGCCGGAGATGGCGGGGGATGAGGCGGAATTTCTGGTGCGGGTGGCGCTGTTTGACATGCTTGATGTTGACTCCCGCAAGCAGATTCTGGAGGCTCGCAAGCGTGTACTGAACAAATGGCTGGAACATCTTGACCAAGTCGCCGAACCGCTGTCGCTGGCCAAGAGAAGGCCGTTTGGCTGGCGTGTGGTACAGTTTCAAAAACATCTAATCGAACAGGAGCTCGCCTGGATCCGCGAGCTGGAACAGGAAAGCGAGGGGTCATAATGCAACCGGGAAGATCGCAGAAAACGCTCACCCTGACACAGCAGACCGGCTTGTTGATGGGGCCGTTTTTGACGATGTTGGATTCTAGTATAATGAATGTGGCATTGCCTGAGATTGCCAACCGCATGAACAGCTCGCTGTCCGCCGTGCAGTGGGTGATCACCGCCTATCTGCTGGCGCTTTCCGCGGCATCGGCTGCCGTCGCTTATCTGGCCAAGCGGTTTGGTACGCTTCGCACGTACCGGATCAGTTTGATAGGCTTCACGCTAAGCTCGATCGCGTGCGCGTTCGCCCCCCAACTCGGCATGTTGATCGCCGCCCGCACCATGCAGGGAGCGTTGGGGGCTCCCCTGATCCCGCTGGTGATGGGGATGTTGATGGGGAGTGAGGGGAGCCGGTCGAAAAACGTGTCGCCTGCCTTTGGCATCCTGTTGTTTCTGGCGCCGGTGATCGGGCCGACCATCGGCGGAGTGCTACTTCACTATTTTGGATGGACTTCCATTTTTCTGATCAACGTGCCAATCGGCATTTTCGGTGTGCTGGCGGCGGTCCGACTTCCCGGAGATCCGGCTGACCAGGGGGATCCCTCGGTGCGTTTCGATCCGCTTGGCTTCCTGCTTCTGGCTGCCAGCTTGGCGTTGACGATTTATGGAGCATCGAACGGACCGTTGCACGGTTGGACTTCGACGGATGCCTGGCCGTATTGGAGCATGGGAGGCGGTTTGCTGTTGCTGTATGTGTTGTGGAGTTTGCGGCACCCGCAACCGGCCGTCCCGCTCAAACTGTTGCAAAGGCGCTCTGCAGCGCTGGCGGTTGCACTGTGCGCACTGACTTCGGTCGTCACGTTCTCGACGGTGGTTCTGATTCCGGTGCTCTTGGAGAATATCCAACAGCATTCACCGCTGGCAGTGGGGCTGTCGTTGTTTCCGCAGGCTTTGGTGACCGGTTTCGGTACCGTTTTGGGAAACAAATTTGCCGAGAAGCACGGGGTTCGTGCGAGCGCCGTCACAGGCATGCTCTTGCTGACCTTAGGCACGCTCTTGTTGCAGCTGGTCGATGAAACGACGCCTATCTGGCAGACGGCCGTTCTATTGACGTTCCGGGGAGTGGCGGTCGGTATGGTGATCCAGCAACTGCTATCGGTTATCCTCGCGGGATTGAATCGGCAGGAAACGGCGGATGCGAACACGCTGTTTAACATCTCGCAGCGTCTCGGAGGAGCGGTTGGGATCGCTTTGCTTACGACATTCTTGCAGATCAGGCAAGAACATCAGATCGAACGCTTGTTGGCTGGGCTGCATCTGCCAACTGCGTCTGTGCAGCACGGAATGCCAACCGGCGCCAAGTTGCCGGAGGCGGTGGGCTCCCAATTGGCGCAGGCGGCCATACAGGGGTTCCATGACACGTTTTGGCTGCTCACGTTGCTTGCTTTCGTCGGATTTGTGGCAGCGTTTCATTTGATGTAAAAAACGAATGGTCCCGATCCCGCGTGGAACCAGGGAGTGGTTGTTTGCGGAGGGGACCTGCAAAATTACATCACGAACGATCCTTAACTCGCGGGGATGTGGAGGATGAAAGCGGTTGTGGCAACTCGGTTTGGCGGCCCGGAAGTGCTGGAATACAGGGAAGTTGACCGGCCAGCTGTCAGCCCCAAACAGGTGTTGATCCGGGTGGCGGCTGCCAGCGTTAATTTTGCCGATATCAAAGCCGTGCAGTACTTGGATACAGCTTGGGAACCACCAGAAAAAAATGGCCGGAAACGTTGAAGGAAACGGCAGAAGCCACCCACTGTTGGCGGAAGGCAAGGTCAGGATGTTCATCGGCAAGCGGTTTCCTCCGGCGGATGCGGCGGCAGCACAAGGTTGGATTGAACGCCGCGAGAGTATCGGAAAAGCATTGCTGGTTCCGTAGCGGGTAGGTGCATGCTGACCGCAATGGAACAATTATGAGGGCGGTCTGCGGCCCTTTCCGGCGTTACCCGCTCTCCAGTTCACGCGCCACCAGCGCCAGCCGTTTTTCGATTTCGCGAAGTTCGTCGTGTGCGGAATTTTTCAGACGCTCGAACGCGGAAAACACCTGTCCGGTTTGCAAAAACGGATCGGCTGCCACCGTTTGGCCGGTTGTCACGTTAATCGCTTCCTGTTGCGACAGCTCACCCGACAAGCGGTGGCAGTATGCCAGATTTTCCAGCCAATTGACGAACGGTTTCGACCAGGGAGTCGAGGTGCGCCTTCAGATTGGATCTGTTCATCGCGACACTCCTCCAAGAGGTTTCTTTCTTTACAATTTCCCGAACAGTCCGGTTCCCGAACAGTCCGGCCCTATGCTCTTGCGTGCTTGCCGGAGGGAACCGGGTCCAACGCCGGGGTTGCCACCTGTCCGGCAGTTGTTTGGCGAGAGTAATCAAGAAAAAAGTGGATAAAACTAAGATGTACAGGTTCTTTCAAATAAGCAGGTCGAGCGTTGCAATCGAGGGAAAGCCATGAATGTCAGTTGGTTGTTACTGGTGGCCGGAACATTTGCCGGAACGTTTTTGTCGCTGCTAGTGGCGGCGGTGGGCGGTTTGCTGTTCGCAAGGCCAATTGTGAAAGGGGTAACCGCTTACTTTCTTAAACGGTTGATGAAAGACCGGTACGCCGAGAATGTATGGGAAATGGTTACCGCGATGAAGCGAATTTCTCCTATTACTGTTCTGGAAAACAGCTTGCGAGCCGAAACAGGAAAGGTCATTGAGCGGCCTTTTGGAAGTCCGCGCAAATTTCTCAATTTTGATGGTCTGGTCTTTTCTCCCGCTCAACTGGCTGTATTGCCCGCCCATGAAAATTCGCCGGTAGACACAAAGATTGTGATCGGACCCACGGCGAAAAAACCATTAACGCTCGATATCCCCCTGCTATTGGGAGCCATGGGGTATGGCGTCGGTGTCAGCGACAAGGTCAGGATTGCGATGGCCAAAGCAACAGCGGCGGTTGGAACTGCTACCAACACGGGAGAAGGAGGTTTTTTGCCGGAGGACAGAGAGTACGCGAAATATTTAATCTATCAATATCATTCCGGACATTGGACGAAAGAACCGGAAATTCTGAAACAGGCGGACGCGATCGAGATCCACATCGGGCAGGGGGCGACAGCCGGGGCAGCCAGTTTTATTCCGCCCGAATACATGCAAGGGGAAGCGCGCGAGATTTTGCAGGTACCACCGGGAGAGACCGTCGTGATCCCCTCCCGTCACCGGGAAATCAATCAACCGCACGATCTGAAACGCTTGGTGCACAAGCTCCGTCAGATCACGGGAGGAGTTCCGATAGGAGTCAAGCTTTGTGCCGGTGCCCGATTGGAGGATGATTTGCGGGTGGCAGTTCGAGCGGATGTCGATTTCATCAATATTGACGGCGGGCAAGCTGGAACCAAGGGAGGAGCGCCGATCCTGGAGGACGATTTTGGTCTTCCAACCATTTATGCCTTGTGCCGGGCTGTGCGTTTTCTGCAGGAACAGGGCACAAAAGAAAAAATCAGCCTGCTGGTGGGCGGAGGCTTCGCCACACCCGGGGATTGTTTAAAAGCTTTGGCGTTAGGCGCTGACGGGATCTGTTTGGGCACTGCCGCTCTATGGGCGATGACACATACTCAGGTGACAAAGTCTCTCCCTTGGGAACCTCCGACTCAGTTGACTTTTTACTCCGGATCCTTGACCAACCAATTTGACGAAGTGCAGGCGGCGAAAAATCTCGAGAATTTTTTCAAGTCCTGCGTGGAAGAGATGAAAGTGGCGATCCGCGCGCTCGGGAAAAATTCGGTTCGGCAGGTGAACAAAAACGACTTGGCTGCTCTCGACGAATGGACCAGCAAAGTGACGAACGTTCCTTTGGCTTATGAGACTGCCAACCGCACGGAAATCAAAACGGGTTTCAAAAAACGAAAGTTTCGCAGGATCAAAAAAACGTAATGCACAAAATAACTATCATGTGAGGAGTGCCATGACAAACGCCGGTTGGTTTGCCTTTGTGATCGGATCGTTTATCGGGGGACTATTTTCGCTCTTTTTCGTCGGAATGATGGGGATTTTTTTTGCAAGAACCGGAATCAAATACGGTTTGGGATTGTTGCTCGAGCGGATCATGAAAGATCGATATGCTGAAAACATATGGGAAATGGTGACGGCGATGC
It encodes:
- a CDS encoding ubiquitin-like domain-containing protein codes for the protein MRKFSRKSISILAAATAVAAAGSVSATALHKTVFLQVDGQSRKVTAFFSGSVEEFLKKQGIQVTPDDVVQPAKGAHLTEGMNILVRHARHVKIQDGTNEPRAIVTTASTVADVLEQAGIQLGDQDRVNAELNSAPIEGQTITVTRRNVQVAVTEEAIPFQTERQPNQEMYKGQEKLLTPGVEGLAKVTTRIVTENGVEVDREVEKQVVRQPVNAVVTYGTLDRPMVVASRSGGNFAATRKLVMSASAYVAGGRTATGRVAQYGIAAVDPNVIPLGTKLYIEGYGYAIAADTGGAIQGNRIDLVFNSQEECMQFGRRQVVVYIVE
- the aspA gene encoding aspartate ammonia-lyase translates to MAQVRIEQDLLGAKEVPADAYYGIQTLRAVENFPITGIPPHKEMIRALAAVKKAAAMANRDVGVLRAEIAEAIIQATDEILDGKLHDQFIVDSIQGGAGTSMNMNVNEVIANRAIELMGGKKGEYIKCSPNTHVNMAQSTNDVFPTAIRIASLHLASGVLEALTGLKNAFEMKAKELDSVIKMGRTHLQDAVPIRMGQEFAAYARVIGRDIERIRRSLDNLREINLGATAVGTGLNALPEYITKVTENLRQITGLDLKRAEDLVDATQNTDAYTEVSGALKICAVNLSKICNDIRLMASGPRTGFGELKLPPRQPGSSIMPGKVNPVMAEVVNQVAFQIQGNDLTICLASEAGQLELNVMEPVLVFNLLQSLSILQNAVRVFTTHLVEGLTANVERCKQLVENSVGVITAINPHVGYETASMIAKEAIATGRSVRDICLEKGVLTKEELDVILNPLEMTTPGIAGARLLFGDRK
- a CDS encoding PadR family transcriptional regulator codes for the protein MYVDILILSQLMSGPKHGYEIKKNVERILGSGFSINNNTLYPALRRFQEMGAVTKEVELQEGKPNRHIYRVTDLGAEVLEEMLREFSPEMAGDEAEFLVRVALFDMLDVDSRKQILEARKRVLNKWLEHLDQVAEPLSLAKRRPFGWRVVQFQKHLIEQELAWIRELEQESEGS
- a CDS encoding DHA2 family efflux MFS transporter permease subunit — encoded protein: MQPGRSQKTLTLTQQTGLLMGPFLTMLDSSIMNVALPEIANRMNSSLSAVQWVITAYLLALSAASAAVAYLAKRFGTLRTYRISLIGFTLSSIACAFAPQLGMLIAARTMQGALGAPLIPLVMGMLMGSEGSRSKNVSPAFGILLFLAPVIGPTIGGVLLHYFGWTSIFLINVPIGIFGVLAAVRLPGDPADQGDPSVRFDPLGFLLLAASLALTIYGASNGPLHGWTSTDAWPYWSMGGGLLLLYVLWSLRHPQPAVPLKLLQRRSAALAVALCALTSVVTFSTVVLIPVLLENIQQHSPLAVGLSLFPQALVTGFGTVLGNKFAEKHGVRASAVTGMLLLTLGTLLLQLVDETTPIWQTAVLLTFRGVAVGMVIQQLLSVILAGLNRQETADANTLFNISQRLGGAVGIALLTTFLQIRQEHQIERLLAGLHLPTASVQHGMPTGAKLPEAVGSQLAQAAIQGFHDTFWLLTLLAFVGFVAAFHLM
- a CDS encoding FMN-binding glutamate synthase family protein, with translation MNVSWLLLVAGTFAGTFLSLLVAAVGGLLFARPIVKGVTAYFLKRLMKDRYAENVWEMVTAMKRISPITVLENSLRAETGKVIERPFGSPRKFLNFDGLVFSPAQLAVLPAHENSPVDTKIVIGPTAKKPLTLDIPLLLGAMGYGVGVSDKVRIAMAKATAAVGTATNTGEGGFLPEDREYAKYLIYQYHSGHWTKEPEILKQADAIEIHIGQGATAGAASFIPPEYMQGEAREILQVPPGETVVIPSRHREINQPHDLKRLVHKLRQITGGVPIGVKLCAGARLEDDLRVAVRADVDFINIDGGQAGTKGGAPILEDDFGLPTIYALCRAVRFLQEQGTKEKISLLVGGGFATPGDCLKALALGADGICLGTAALWAMTHTQVTKSLPWEPPTQLTFYSGSLTNQFDEVQAAKNLENFFKSCVEEMKVAIRALGKNSVRQVNKNDLAALDEWTSKVTNVPLAYETANRTEIKTGFKKRKFRRIKKT